From a single Brassica oleracea var. oleracea cultivar TO1000 chromosome C5, BOL, whole genome shotgun sequence genomic region:
- the LOC106344638 gene encoding uncharacterized protein LOC106344638, translating to MYTRLQNLRQGSRSVDEYAEEFSLLLTRNEINDSKVQLVSRFIGGLRQQLQTAMAQFDPSTVGEAHMCALSFEQQSRSSTWNTQSNRTRDQSGTNAPSTATKDASDTANPSTKPSTQEEQTLRRSTRPNALRCYSCGEHRHRQTACPHATRRGLVAEDVHDQDVYDSQEEEEPNDEDIIIPTTGDMGHMLVLRRSCITPRKNNDQWLRTNIFRSTCTINDRVRSFTIDSGSCRKVISEEAVTKVGLLRENHPTPYMLGWLNDSATVRISQRTLVSFSIVPYYTDRIYCDIAPMDISHLLLGRPWEFDRNILHNGADNTYQFTWNSHKILLLPSKELAPPLSPKPAKSPPPPEPTNAKSNLLCSYSKFFSELRMEGRAFALILTTVDHAITSQLSPSLSPILKEFNDVFPPELPTELPPLRDIQHQIDLVPGSTLPHRPHYRMSPLEHEELRRQVEDLLRKGHIRESLSACAVPALLIPKKDGTWRMCVDSRAINKITIRYRFPIPHLDDLLYQIGTSKIFSKIDLKSGYHQIRIRPGDEWETAFKTREGLFEWLVMSFGLSNAPSTFMRVMNQALRPFIGRFVVVYFDDILIFSSSAADHANHLRQVLQVLRADKLFAKP from the coding sequence ATGTATACACGTTTACAGAACCTAAGGCAAGGAAGTCGCAGTGTCGACGAGTATGCGGAGGAATTCTCGCTATTATTAACTCGTAATGAGATCAATGATAGCAAAGTACAGCTCGTCTCTCGTTTTATTGGAGGCTTACGACAACAACTTCAAACCGCGATGGCACAATTTGATCCATCGACGGTCGGAGAAGCTCATATGTGTGCTTTGTCATTTGAACAGCAGTCACGTTCTTCTACATGGAATACACAATCCAATCGAACTCGTGATCAGTCGGGAACCAACGCTCCATCAACAGCAACGAAAGACGCTAGCGACACCGCGAACCCCTCGACGAAACCAAGTACACAAGAAGAACAGACATTGCGGCGTTCAACTCGCCCTAATGCCCTCCGTTGCTATTCTTGCGGAGAACACAGACACAGACAAACAGCGTGCCCGCATGCCACACGCCGAGGACTTGTAGCAGAGGACGTACATGACCAAGATGTGTATGATTCTCAGGAAGAAGAAGAACCCAACGACGAAGATATCATCATTCCTACCACGGGAGACATGGGTCACATGCTGGTGCTTCGTCGTTCATGCATAACCCCACGTAAAAACAACGACCAATGGCTACGTACCAACATATTTCGCTCTACGTGTACTATCAACGACCGCGTCCGCAGTTTTACTATCGACTCGGGAAGCTGCAGGAAAGTAATTTCTGAGGAAGCCGTTACTAAAGTAGGCCTCCTGCGTGAGAATCATCCAACACCGTACATGTTGGGTTGGTTAAACGACAGTGCCACGGTGCGCATATCTCAACGAACACTGGTCTCTTTCTCGATTGTCCCCTACTACACCGATCGCATCTATTGTGATATCGCACCTATGGATATCAGCCATCTCTTACTTGGACGACCTTGGGAATTTGATCGGAATATTCTTCATAATGGAGCCGACAATACGTACCAGTTTACATGGAACTCGCACAAGATCCTATTGCTTCCATCAAAGGAACTAGCACCGCCATTGTCGCCAAAACCAGCAAAGTCACCACCGCCTCCAGAGCCAACTAATGCCAAATCCAACCTCCTTTGTTCATATTCGAAATTTTTTTCTGAGCTACGGATGGAGGGACGGGCATTTGCTCTCATTCTAACCACAGTGGATCACGCCATCACGTCACAACTGAGCCCGTCATTGAGTCCAATCCTAAAAGAATTCAATGATGTGTTTCCACCGGAACTACCTACGGAGCTACCACCTTTACGGGATATACAACATCAAATTGATCTTGTTCCAGGTTCAACGCTTCCGCACAGGCCACATTATCGTATGAGCCCTTTAGAGCACGAAGAGTTGAGACGTCAAGTAGAAGATCTCCTTCGAAAGGGTCACATTCGTGAAAGCCTGAGCGCATGTGCGGTACCTGCCCTATTGATACCCAAGAAAGATGGAACATGGCGAATGTGCGTTGATAGTCGAGCGATTAATAAAATCACCATTCGTTATCGCTTCCCTATCCCGCATCTGGATGACTTATTATACCAAATTGGGACATCAAAAATCTTTTCTAAGATTGATCTCAAGAGTGGTTATCATCAAATCCGCATTCGGCCGGGAGACGAATGGGAAACTGCTTTCAAGACTCGCGAGGGCCTTTTCGAGTGGTTAGTCATGTCGTTTGGATTGTCGAATGCACCGAGCACATTTATGCGAGTCATGAATCAGGCATTACGTCCATTCATCGGGCGTTTTGTGGTCGTCTATTTTGATGACATTCTTATATTTAGCTCGTCCGCGGCCGACCATGCAAACCATCTCCGTCAAGTTCTGCAAGTACTTCGAGCAGATAAACTTTTCGCGAAACCATAG